A DNA window from Hemibagrus wyckioides isolate EC202008001 linkage group LG11, SWU_Hwy_1.0, whole genome shotgun sequence contains the following coding sequences:
- the tmem69 gene encoding transmembrane protein 69 — protein sequence MSLALIGRRLGASFWCGKWSRLQPVSQRFVFSGHQICCSLFFTKGRSCPLPPRYTAGSLIRAESIHSSSQRLKKRQPEEAPPRELDLLRYDLKVLKSAPKPALYLGFSGLLPFVSAPLLMAVTETYIPELAYAQVVYGASIVSFLGGARWGFALPEGSPAKPDWLNLANSVVPSIIAWVALLFSHNIVQSSMMVIMGLGISLHYDLALLPTYPSWFKAMRMILTTVAFLSLLATIVLKGFYPEKKYLTQE from the exons ATGTCATTAGCTCTAATAGGACGCCGCTTGGGTGCCAGCTTCTGG TGTGGGAAGTGGAGCAGACTTCAGCCCGTATCCCAGAGGTTTGTCTTCTCCGGCCATCAGATCTgctgctctctctttttcacgaAAGGACGGAGTTGCCCTCTGCCTCCCAGATACACAGCAGGTTCTCTCATCCGAGCCGAATCCATCCACTCTTCGTCACAGAGACTGAAGAAACGGCAGCCGGAGGAAGCTCCTCCACGCGAACTTGACTTGCTTCGTTATGATCTGAAGGTTCTAAAGAGTGCCCCCAAACCGGCGCTGTATCTAGGGTTTTCCGGTCTCCTACCATTTGTATCTGCTCCGTTACTCATGGCTGTCACAGAGACGTACATTCCCGAATTAGCTTATGCGCAAGTTGTGTATGGCGCCTCCATCGTTTCCTTTCTCGGCGGCGCTCGCTGGGGCTTCGCCTTACCCGAGGGCAGCCCTGCGAAACCCGACTGGCTGAACCTAGCCAACAGCGTCGTTCCCTCTATAATAGCATGGGTAGCTCTGCTGTTCAGCCACAACATTGTCCAGTCAAGCATGATGGTGATCATGGGCCTGGGAATATCGCTGCATTACGACCTGGCCCTTTTACCCACGTACCCCAGCTGGTTCAAGGCAATGAGGATGATCCTCACTACAGTAGCTTTCCTCTCTTTACTGGCCACTATAGTTCTTAAAGGATTCTATCCAGAGAAGAAATATCTGACCCAGGAATGA
- the gpbp1l1 gene encoding vasculin-like protein 1 isoform X1, with protein sequence MAQHDFVPAWLNFSTPQPAKSPAAPLEKHGEHCARGDGRPGVSRRRHNSSDGFFNNDLLRAPSGDGWLQPSLLRHDSVDSGVAKGNQGGLGSGHGWKETPSWHGAPRGQEGPHHHHGRHAKRGGGDRDRQAGHRQRNGNFHPRKGAPFQDRYSDEERNDDKLKFVEEDFPSLNPETTGKPVSQARAVGTPAGVWENPPSAKQTMSKMLVIKKVSKEDPSAPFSAGFASASPLPANGSKVPITGPSVYKNLVPKPATAPTKTGPWKPNGRETKVGLHFSGRDSAFTSPVSVTKPLTPVNGPPHGTPKEVRRDVQCGQDSHRPPSSTTPPIDITPPRLKLMRRGTDRKSEFLRGLKDERNGEVSSCHSPGAPTEGESSTPEPKEYGENHENGMSHSLSDSDTEHLSSSLEAEHRLLKAMGWQEYPENDDFQPLTEDELKEFQAKTEQMKKNGLGRNGVLPKPRAVTLLAWRNSTNAGLDEGSESETSSSSQTSDDEDT encoded by the exons ATGGCGCAGCATGACTTTGTTCCTGCCTGGCTTAACTTCTCCACGCCTCAGCCTGCCAAG TCCCCTGCAGCCCCTCTTGAGAAACATGGTGAGCACTGTGCTCGTGGAGACGGCCGGCCGGGAGTGAGCCGCCGTAGACACAACTCCTCTGACGGCTTTTTCAACAACGATCTGCTCCGCGCACCGTCGG gTGATGGGTGGCTCCAGCCGTCTCTGCTGAGGCATGACTCTGTGGACTCTGGTGTCGCTAAGGGCAATCAGGGAGGATTGGGAAGCGGACATGGCTGGAAGGAGACCCCCAGCTGGCATGGGGCCCCGCGTGGTCAAGAGGGtcctcaccatcaccatggGCGCCATGCCAAACGCGGCGGAGGAGACCGGGACAGGCAGGCCGGCCATCGGCAACGGAACGGCAACTTCCATCCACGCAAAGGCGCTCCCTTCCAGGACCGTTACTCTGACGAGGAACGCAATGATGACAAGCTTAAGTTTGTTGAAGAGGATTTT CCCTCCCTGAATCCAGAGACGACTGGGAAGCCAGTGAGTCAGGCTCGTGCTGTGGGAACTCCAGCAGGCGTGTGGG AGAATCCTCCCAGCGCTAAGCAGACTATGTCTAAGATGCTGGTCATTAAGAAAGTGTCTAAGGAGGACCCCAGTGCTCCATTCTCTGCTGGTTTTGCCAGTGCCAGCCCTCTGCCTGCCAACGGCTCCAAAGTCCCCATCACTGGGCCCAGTGTCTACAAGAATCTGGTTCCCAAGCCCGCTACTGCCCCAACTAAG ACTGGCCCTTGGAAACCCAATGGAAGGGAAACTAAAGTGGGTTTGCATTTCTCTGGTCGGGATTCAGCCTTCACCAGCCCTGTGTCTGTGACCAAACCTCTGACCCCGGTCAACGGCCCACCCCATGGCACTCCAAAAGAGGTGAGGAGAGATGTGCAGTGTGGACAGGACAGTCACAGA CCACCATCCAGCACTACTCCTCCAATAGACATCACTCCTCCTCGGCTGAAGCTGATGCGGCGTGGCACAGACCGTAAGAGCGAGTTCCTGCGTGGACTGAAGGACGAGAGGAATGGAGAGGTGAGCAGCTGCCACAGCCCTGGAGCTCCAACAGAG GGAGAGAGCAGTACTCCTGAGCCTAAAGAGTACGGGGAAAACCATGAGAACGGCATGTCTCACTCTCTTAGTGACTCTGACACTGAGCACCTGTCCAGCTCCTTGGAGGCCGAACACCG GCTGCTTAAAGCAATGGGCTGGCAGGAGTATCCCGAGAATGATGACTTCCAGCCCCTCACAGAGGACGAACTCAAAGAGTTCCAGGCTAAGACTGAGCAG ATGAAGAAGAACGGGCTGGGGCGTAACGGTGTGCTCCCGAAGCCACGTGCCGTGACGCTGCTGGCCTGGAGGAACTCCACCAACGCCGGCCTGGATGAAGGCTCTGAGTCTGAGACCAGCAGTAGCAGCCAGACTTCGGACGACGAGGACACCTAA
- the gpbp1l1 gene encoding vasculin-like protein 1 isoform X2 has product MAQHDFVPAWLNFSTPQPAKSPAAPLEKHGEHCARGDGRPGVSRRRHNSSDGFFNNDLLRAPSGDGWLQPSLLRHDSVDSGVAKGNQGGLGSGHGWKETPSWHGAPRGQEGPHHHHGRHAKRGGGDRDRQAGHRQRNGNFHPRKGAPFQDRYSDEERNDDKLKFVEEDFPSLNPETTGKPVSQARAVGTPAGVWENPPSAKQTMSKMLVIKKVSKEDPSAPFSAGFASASPLPANGSKVPITGPSVYKNLVPKPATAPTKTGPWKPNGRETKVGLHFSGRDSAFTSPVSVTKPLTPVNGPPHGTPKEPPSSTTPPIDITPPRLKLMRRGTDRKSEFLRGLKDERNGEVSSCHSPGAPTEGESSTPEPKEYGENHENGMSHSLSDSDTEHLSSSLEAEHRLLKAMGWQEYPENDDFQPLTEDELKEFQAKTEQMKKNGLGRNGVLPKPRAVTLLAWRNSTNAGLDEGSESETSSSSQTSDDEDT; this is encoded by the exons ATGGCGCAGCATGACTTTGTTCCTGCCTGGCTTAACTTCTCCACGCCTCAGCCTGCCAAG TCCCCTGCAGCCCCTCTTGAGAAACATGGTGAGCACTGTGCTCGTGGAGACGGCCGGCCGGGAGTGAGCCGCCGTAGACACAACTCCTCTGACGGCTTTTTCAACAACGATCTGCTCCGCGCACCGTCGG gTGATGGGTGGCTCCAGCCGTCTCTGCTGAGGCATGACTCTGTGGACTCTGGTGTCGCTAAGGGCAATCAGGGAGGATTGGGAAGCGGACATGGCTGGAAGGAGACCCCCAGCTGGCATGGGGCCCCGCGTGGTCAAGAGGGtcctcaccatcaccatggGCGCCATGCCAAACGCGGCGGAGGAGACCGGGACAGGCAGGCCGGCCATCGGCAACGGAACGGCAACTTCCATCCACGCAAAGGCGCTCCCTTCCAGGACCGTTACTCTGACGAGGAACGCAATGATGACAAGCTTAAGTTTGTTGAAGAGGATTTT CCCTCCCTGAATCCAGAGACGACTGGGAAGCCAGTGAGTCAGGCTCGTGCTGTGGGAACTCCAGCAGGCGTGTGGG AGAATCCTCCCAGCGCTAAGCAGACTATGTCTAAGATGCTGGTCATTAAGAAAGTGTCTAAGGAGGACCCCAGTGCTCCATTCTCTGCTGGTTTTGCCAGTGCCAGCCCTCTGCCTGCCAACGGCTCCAAAGTCCCCATCACTGGGCCCAGTGTCTACAAGAATCTGGTTCCCAAGCCCGCTACTGCCCCAACTAAG ACTGGCCCTTGGAAACCCAATGGAAGGGAAACTAAAGTGGGTTTGCATTTCTCTGGTCGGGATTCAGCCTTCACCAGCCCTGTGTCTGTGACCAAACCTCTGACCCCGGTCAACGGCCCACCCCATGGCACTCCAAAAGAG CCACCATCCAGCACTACTCCTCCAATAGACATCACTCCTCCTCGGCTGAAGCTGATGCGGCGTGGCACAGACCGTAAGAGCGAGTTCCTGCGTGGACTGAAGGACGAGAGGAATGGAGAGGTGAGCAGCTGCCACAGCCCTGGAGCTCCAACAGAG GGAGAGAGCAGTACTCCTGAGCCTAAAGAGTACGGGGAAAACCATGAGAACGGCATGTCTCACTCTCTTAGTGACTCTGACACTGAGCACCTGTCCAGCTCCTTGGAGGCCGAACACCG GCTGCTTAAAGCAATGGGCTGGCAGGAGTATCCCGAGAATGATGACTTCCAGCCCCTCACAGAGGACGAACTCAAAGAGTTCCAGGCTAAGACTGAGCAG ATGAAGAAGAACGGGCTGGGGCGTAACGGTGTGCTCCCGAAGCCACGTGCCGTGACGCTGCTGGCCTGGAGGAACTCCACCAACGCCGGCCTGGATGAAGGCTCTGAGTCTGAGACCAGCAGTAGCAGCCAGACTTCGGACGACGAGGACACCTAA